The DNA sequence GGATTACCGGAGCTTATTCCTGCCCGAAAATGAGAATAATGAGGAAGTGATCTTCGATGTACAGTACATTTATCCGGACGGCGGAAACTCCTTCGACCTTATCGGAAGGCAGTATAATACAAATGCGCCGCTGCAGGGGTTGGTGGATGCCTACTATATGAAAGACGGCCTTCCGGCGAACAAATCGCCCCTGACCCCTATCAGTGACAGGTATGAAAACCTGGACCCGCGCTTTTATGCAACGGTGGTATTTCCAGGGGATACTTTCATGGGCGAGGAGGTTGAAGGTGACCGGTTCGCGATTACCGGCTATGGCCTCGAAAAATATACGATATATACCGAAGCTCCTTCGCCCGATGATAAAAAGGATCTGAAGGGCGGACAGTCGGAAACCAATTACATGGTGCTTCGTTATGCGGATATCCTGCTGATGTATGCCGAAGCGATGAACGAATATTCAGGCCCGGGACCCCTGGTTTACGAAGCCGTAAACGCTGTTCGCGCACGCGCAGGAATGCCTCCGTTTCCAGCAGGCCTTTCCCAGGCGGAGATGAGGAATGAGATCCGGCATGAGCGCAGGATTGAATTTGCCGGCGAAGGGTACTATTATAATGATATCAGGAGGTGGAAAACAGCGGAAGTGGTAATGAACGGACCCGTTTATACCTGGGAGAATAAGGAAATCGAGGTGCGGATATTCGATCCTGCCCGCGATTACTGGTGGCCGATCCCGCAAACTGAACTGGATCTTAACCAGAACCTGACGCAGAATCCCGGCTATTAATAACGGATCCGGGATAATTAATGAATAGGGCGGGCTCAGGATCTATAAGGCCAGGTGGTTTTTGGAAAACCCGTTCAGTTATCCGCCAAAAGACCACATAAAGGTGTGCAACTAAGGCCGGCAGAAGGGGTATATCTGGCGGATTTCTTAACTTAGCAGGCGGATTGCAAAATCAAAGCCTGCTATTCTGTGAATTTTAGAAAGCTTACCGATAGTCATTTAACGGGCCTGTTCCGGGGTATTGGATCGGAGAAAGTGCCTGTTTCCGTGCAGGAGCGGGCATTTGAAGAGATCTATCGTCGCTACTGGCTCCAGCTTTTCCAGGTTGCCTGGCAGAAGACCGGTGAAAGGGAAGCGGCGGAAGAGCTGGTTCAGGAACTTTTCGTACGCTTGTGGGAAAGACGGCTGGAACTGGAGGTGACGTCTTCGTTGAAAAATTACCTGCATACGGCCATCCGCTACCGGATCATGAACTTTATTCGCGATCAGATGCTTTCCTCCAGGCATCTGATCGCGATAAAAAATAGTTTTTCAGCGCCGGCTGAAAATATGATCGAACAGGATCTCCGCTTGCGGGAACTTGATACCAGCCTCAAGGCGTCTATTAAAAAGCTGCCCCTCAAGTCCAGGACCATTTTTGAGTTGAGCCGGGGCCGGCATTTTTCCAATAAACAGATTGCGGGTCAGCTTAAAATTTCCGAAAAGACCGTGGAGTATCATCTGACCAAATCACTGAAGCTGCTCCGGGTTTACCTCAAAGATTTTGTAACGGTACTCCTGATAATACTGATGGGGCTGTAACCCCCACTTCAGGTTACAGCCCCATCAGGTTTTTGGCCCGGTTGCCCGGAGCCGGTGCAGGATCGCTAAAGTTCGCGGATCTTAATGTTCCGGTACCAAACTTTGTTGCCATGATCCTGGAGTGCAATGCGGCCTTTCAGGTAAGTGGCAAAATGTTCCCAGTCTTTAAATTTGCTGGCCGCGAGCAGTTCCTTCCATTCTTCGGAACCAATGGTCACGTCGGCGGTTTTAGTGCCGTTCAGCCAAAGGGTCAGGTGGGCGTCCTTTAAACGCAGGCGAGCCTGGTTCCATTCGCCGGCGGGGTTGGCAACATCCCTTCCTACGGCTACCATATCGTAAAGGGAGCCGGCCAGGTGATCGTCTTCCTTATTATCGTGCGCCTTTTCATTGTCAAGGACCTGCATTTCCGGGCCGGTCACATAAGTTGCCCCGTATTCCGGGTCTTCGTGAACGTTAAAAATAACGCCGCTGTTCCCGCCTTCGGAGATCTTCCACTCGAGGCTGAGTTCGTAGTTCTCATATTCACCGTCAGTAACCAGGTCGCCGCCTTCGCCCGCTTCCGGGTCGAATGCCAGCGCGCCTTCGCTGACCGTCCAGGCCGCGCCGGCCTCATCTTTCAGGTAAGTATGCCAGCCATTGGTCGTTTCCCCGTCGAACAAGAGCGTCCATCCCTGTTTCTTTTCTTTTTTGCTAAGCGTATTCAGCTCCTGCGCCGTTACAGTGCCCGCACTTGCAGCCACAACCAGTGCCATTCCCAGCACCGGGTAACCCGTCCCGGCCATTTTAAACAATCTTTTCATCAATGTATAAATAATTTTTGAGCAATTTAAATCTAAACCAACCCACTTCCAAACCCAAAATAAATAAAGCCCGCCCCCACGGGCGGGCGTACCCATTTCGAATTTAATACCCCGGGTTCTGCTCCAAATTCGGATTGGACGCAATCTGCGTACTGGGGATCGGGAACAAAGCCTTGGTTTCATCACTCGGCTCATGATCCCACCAGCTTGCCGTGGTGAATTTTCCGAAGCGGATCAGGTCCGTACGCCGTTTCCCTTCGAAAATGAATTCCCGGCCGCGTTCGGCCAGTAATTCATCCAGGTCAAGCGTAGCGGTCGTATAGGCTTCAGCCGGCCAGTCAGCAGCGTCAAATGATCGTTGGCGGGAAGCATTGATCAGTTCTACGGCTTCGGGAGTGGCCGTCCCGCCGTTCTTCCGCATAAGCGCTTCCGCCTTGTTAAAATAAATTTCCGTCAGGCGGTAGATCACATAATCGTTCTCCCAGTAATTCTCATCGTTCAGCGTTCCGGAACGGTATTTATGGAAGCGGGCGCCGCTGTTCTCTTCTCCTTCGGTCATGCCGCCGTCGCTCTCCAGGTCGCCTTCGCTTTCCCTGCGGATGCTGTTCACATATACCAGGGGCTCCCCGTTCCATTCTTCGGTTCCGAGAATAGGCTCGGTGGTCCCGTACTTGTACTGCGGGCCAAACAGGAACCATTCTTCCTTACGGAGGTCGTTTTCTTCGAAGGCGTCAAATGCCGATGGAATCACCACGAAAGCGTTCCAGCCGGAATACCCGACGTTCAGCGCCGCCGACATATTGCTGTAGCCCATGAAGAAACCGGCCCAGTCAAAGGTAAATCCGCCCTTGCGGCTGAAAGCGAACTGGAAAATGTTCTCATTTGACTGATCGTTGGTATTGCTGAACGGATCCAGGATATTTTCATCCAGGGAAAGCGTGCCGTTCAGGCCGCCCACGTCCCCGCTGATGATCTTATCGCAGGCCGCGATGCACTCATCCCACATTGGAGTGCCGGACCAAACTTCTGCGTTCAGGTAAAGTTCGGCCAGCATGGCATAACCGGCCGCCTTTGATACCCGGCCAAGTGTTTCCTGTGAAAGCGGCTGAAGCAGGTCAACATTGGCTTCCAGCTCTTCCTTCACGAAATTAAATACCTCCTCGCGGGAAGCCGTAGGCGCGTTCAGCGGGTCGGCCACATTTGTGACAATAGGAACATTACCCCACATATCCATGATCCGCATGTAATGAAATGCACGCAGTACCTTTACTTCGGCCGTGATGGACGCTTTTTCTTCTTCCGAAATACCAATGGAAGGAAAGTCTACCTCCTCAAAATCCTCAAGCGTTGAGTTGAGGAAGCCTACGCCTGTCCACATCAGGTTCCAGGCCGACCTCAGCCGGCTTTCTTCCGGTGTCCAGGTATGGTAATGCAAACGGATATGGTCGCCTCCGTCGTAGCCGTGACGTCCTTTCTGGGGCCAGGCCAGCTGGTCGGCAGACATGGCGCTGTGGTAGTAAAATCCACTTTGCCCGGTGGGGGCAAGCCAGGCCTGCATATGGGTGAAGGGCCGCAGTACCGCCTGCATTACTTCCCGCTGGTTCCTGTAAAAGTTCTCTTTGGGGATCTCGCTATAAAGGTTTTCATCGAGGTCCGTACAGGCATTTATGCTCAAAAACATCAATACCGCGGCAATAAATCCTGCTTTATTTATGATTTTTTTCATGTTGTTCTGTATTAAAATCCAACGTTCAGACCAATCGTAAAGGACTTCGTACGCGGGTAAAAACTCCTGTTATCCACGCCCGTTTCGAAACCGATGTCCTGCAGTTCCGGGTCAATGCCGCTGTAGCCGGTGATCGTAGCCAGGTTTCGGCCGGTCACATATACTCGCAGGCTGCGTACCCAGGGATTGTCCAGGCTGAAGTTATAGCCCAGGGTAACGTTATCCAGTTTCACAAAGTCACCCTTTTCGATGTAATAGTCGGAATACTGGGGATCGTCATTCAGCTCCGCATGAGTGGTCACCGCGCTTTGCAGCAGGTTATTGGGCAGCCACTTTTTATTGCCGAAGTACATTTCCTTGGTGTTCAGAATATCAAAACCAAATTTACCCCTGAAGAACACGGTCAGGTCGAAATTCCTGTACCGGAAGGAGTTGCTCCAGGAAGCCATGTATTTGGGCACCCCGTTGCCGATGACGGTAAGGTCGTCCTCATTCATTTCATCGGCCCCGGCGATAGAGCCGTCCGCCTTATAGAACTGCCATTGCCCGTCCTCAGTAAAACCGGCAAAGCGCTTTCCGTAAAAATTGCCGATCGTTCCGCCTTCGTACACGCGGATCGCGTTCCCAAGGTTCCCGGGAGAAGGCAAGCCGGCAAATTCAAGCCAGGTAGCTTTATAGAGGTCGTTAGAAAGGGAAGTCAGCCGGTTGAACTGAGAGTTGGCAGTGAAATCCATGCTCCAGTCAAAGTCGGGCTTGTCAACAGCTACCACGCTTAATAAGAGTTCTACCCCTTTATTGCTGATGCTTCCCACGTTGGTGAAAATGTCGGCATGAATGAAGGAAGGCAGCTGGGTGGTGTAGCTGTACAGCAGGTCTTCCGTTGTACGGCTGTAAACGTCCAGTGCGCCGCTGAGGCGGTTTTCAAACAGGCCGAAATCCAAACCGAAGTTCCATTCTTTCTTGGTTTCCCAGCGAAGATCGGGGTTCGGGTTCCGGGAAGGCCCGTAGGTTTCGTAGTACACGCCGTTTTGCGGGTAAACCCCTCCCCCGCTGAGGGTGATCAGCGAACGGTAGTTGGGGATACCCTGGTTTCCGGTTTCTCCGTAACCCACCCTTAATTTAAGGTTATTGATAAAGGAAATATCCTTGATGAAATCCTCCTGGCTCAGGGTCCAGCCCACGGAAGCCGCCGGGAAATTCCCCCATTTATTATTGGCGCCGAAGCGGGAAGATCCTTCACGCCGCAGGATCACCTGGGCAAAGTACTTATCCCTGAAGGAGTAATTGACCCTTCCAAAGAAGGCGACCAGCGTATTATCGTATTTTTCGCTGCCCATACCCGGCCTGGGCAGGTCGGTATTGCTGATTGCGCTGCCTTCTCCCAGGTTCCAGTCTTCAAATGCATCCGTGGTAAAACCATTGTTGTTTACATTGAAAAGCTCGGTGGTAGCGTATTGATAACTATATCCCACGATCGCGTCCAGTGAATGCTCTTCTGCAAAGGTCTTCTGGTAATTGACCGTGGATTCAAATGTCTGGGTCCAGTCCAGGTGGTTCCTTTTGGAGGCATAGCCCATGCCCTGGTACTGCTGCCCTTCCCGCTGGTCCCAGTCGTTTACCGAACGGTAGTATCGGTCGTTCCAGTTGTTCCTCACGTAGGAGCCGAAAGCTGAAGCGGTGAGGCCGTCGATGATGTCAAGCGTAAGCTTTGCATCGCCCGAAAAAGTTTGCTCGTTCCGCTCGGCGATCCTGTTTTCCAGCCGTGACAAGGGGTTGTAGTTATTGTAGGCGGTCGTTTCCACGAAACTCCCATCCGGGTTGCGGATAGGGGCGGTGGGATTCCGCTGGATGGCTTGTTCAAAGTCGGAGCCGAAGGAACCGTCATCGAAATCATCGTCTCCGTCTCCCCCGCCCAGCATGTTGGCTTTATTGAAATTCGTAGCCAAGTTTACCTGGAGGTGGAGGCGGTCCTGCAAACCTGTTTGGTTGATGTTCAGCCTTCCGCCGAATTCTTTGCGGCCGTTCTGCTTGGCGATCCCCTCGGCTTCGTTAAAGTAAACCGAAGCCCGGTAATTGGTATTGGCGCTTCCGCCCGAAGCGGCAAAGTTATGGTACTGGCTCAGGTTGTCCTTATTGATCAGCATGTCGTACAGGTCAGTGGACGCGCCAAGGTCTTCGCTTTCATTGATCAGGCCCTGGTCTATCAGTTCCCGGTATTCGGAAGCATTCAGGTAATCCGGCTTTTTGTCCACCGCTTCGCGCTGCACGTAGGTAGAATAGTTGAACCGGGGCTCTCCCGCTCTTCCTTTCTTGGTAGTGATAAGAATAACGCCTCCATTGGCACGTGTACCATAAATAGCTGCGGCAGAACCGTCTTTCAGTACGTCAAAGGAGGCAATGTCGTCCTGCTGCAGCAGGTCCAGGTCGCCGCCAGGGATGCCGTCGATAACGATCAGGGGGCTCCGGTCTCCTTCAATCGAAGTGATCCCGCGAAGCTGAATGGCTGCGCTGGAATTGGGGTTGTTTCCCTGGTTACGGGTAATGCTGAGGCCGGCTACTTTTCCCTGGATCAGGTCAAGCGGCGAGCGGGCGCCGCCCTGGTTGAAATCTTCCGCTTTTACCGTGGCAATGGCTGAAGTAACTTCCCTGCGGGACTGCGTACCGTATCCTACGACTACCACTTCATCAAGCGCTGCGACATCCTGTTCCAGGCTTACATTAATTACCGGACTGGTACCTACGGGAATTTCCTGGCTGGCATAGCCAAGGAAGGAGAATACCAGCACCGGGTTGCCTTCCGGGTCCGGAACTGACAGGGAATAGTTCCCTTCCATATCGGTAGAGGTGCCGACAGTAGTTCCCTTGATCAGGACGTTCACACCGGGAACGGGTTCACCCGTTTGCGCGTCGGTAACCTTACCCGTGATCGTCTGCTGCACCCGGTTAATGACCAGGCTGCTGCCGCCGCCTGGCTCCGGGGCCGCAGCGGATGCCTGGAAAGGAGCTTTCACCAGCACGATCTGCTTGTTGATGACTTCGTAGCCAATCCCGTACGGCTGGAGCAGTTCGTCCAGGACCTGCTCCAGTTCCTGCCCTTCAATATTAACCGATACCTGTTTTTTTACAGGTACAATACGGGAACTATAAACAAACTTTACGTTTCCCTGGCTTTCAAGTTGTTTAAGGACGGATCTTAATGACGTATGGCCGGTCTCCAGGCTAACCCGGGTTTGCAACACTCCTTGCGCCTTGCTGTCGTTTGCCAGGCTTAAACTGGTAAACGACAGCATGACGGCCAATTGAAATACTGTGATTTTCATGCAAAAGATGATAAATTCACGTGACGAACTTATTTTCATAAATTTGTTCTGGTTTTTGTTAAACATTCTGTTAAAGCAAAGCCATGCCTTCTTACTGCCTTTAAGCGGGTCAAGAAGAAGGTTCTCTCTGAGAAGGTCAGGCATGGTCGCACATGTCTGGCCTTTTTTAAAATTAAGTAAACCGATTTACTATCATGAGCATAGTGATTTAATATAACATTTATTTAAGATCAGCGATCCTCAGGGATTGCAGCCTTCACCGGATATCAGGATCTTATCCGGGCTTTTATAGAAGGTCGCCCCTATTGACCTGCAGATCAATTCAAGTTTGATCTCCAGCGTTTCATCATTCAGGGACGCAGTAAGCGGACAGCTTTCCAGGTCTTTGTTTTCCAGTTCAATGGAAACCGGGTAAGCTTCCTCCAGCAAATCAATGACTTTCCGAAGCGGCGTATCGCTGAATTCAAAAGCCAGTCCCTCTGATATTTTCTCTACGGGCTGCAGTTGGCTGGAAACGATACTTAATTTTTCCAGCTTCCTGCTCCGGGTATGATATATGGCCTTCTGCCTGGCGGTTAACGCTAAGTCAGCCACCCGTCTGCTGACTGCCCGCCCCCTTTCCCTGCTCACTTCTACAGAAC is a window from the Anseongella ginsenosidimutans genome containing:
- a CDS encoding RagB/SusD family nutrient uptake outer membrane protein, encoding MKKILMAGTGLALLLTACNPDLLDTAPDNKYVESSFWQTEQAANAALTGCYGILSWDGVYGNEATPLWEETATPNAHNDTDAKGFASIAMGLQSSSTGGVITNRWARCYGGIGRCNTFLARVDEVEGLDEDLKARMKAEAKFLRGLYYFMLQTYYGDVPLILDPPDKSQSLLPRDSREKVIAQVLKDLDEAAAALPLEYGSADQGRATKGAAMALKARVLLYEASPLFNEENDTEKWKAAADAAKAVMDMAGEAGYGLFPDYRSLFLPENENNEEVIFDVQYIYPDGGNSFDLIGRQYNTNAPLQGLVDAYYMKDGLPANKSPLTPISDRYENLDPRFYATVVFPGDTFMGEEVEGDRFAITGYGLEKYTIYTEAPSPDDKKDLKGGQSETNYMVLRYADILLMYAEAMNEYSGPGPLVYEAVNAVRARAGMPPFPAGLSQAEMRNEIRHERRIEFAGEGYYYNDIRRWKTAEVVMNGPVYTWENKEIEVRIFDPARDYWWPIPQTELDLNQNLTQNPGY
- a CDS encoding RNA polymerase sigma-70 factor, whose translation is MNFRKLTDSHLTGLFRGIGSEKVPVSVQERAFEEIYRRYWLQLFQVAWQKTGEREAAEELVQELFVRLWERRLELEVTSSLKNYLHTAIRYRIMNFIRDQMLSSRHLIAIKNSFSAPAENMIEQDLRLRELDTSLKASIKKLPLKSRTIFELSRGRHFSNKQIAGQLKISEKTVEYHLTKSLKLLRVYLKDFVTVLLIILMGL
- a CDS encoding 3-keto-disaccharide hydrolase produces the protein MKRLFKMAGTGYPVLGMALVVAASAGTVTAQELNTLSKKEKKQGWTLLFDGETTNGWHTYLKDEAGAAWTVSEGALAFDPEAGEGGDLVTDGEYENYELSLEWKISEGGNSGVIFNVHEDPEYGATYVTGPEMQVLDNEKAHDNKEDDHLAGSLYDMVAVGRDVANPAGEWNQARLRLKDAHLTLWLNGTKTADVTIGSEEWKELLAASKFKDWEHFATYLKGRIALQDHGNKVWYRNIKIREL
- a CDS encoding RagB/SusD family nutrient uptake outer membrane protein translates to MKKIINKAGFIAAVLMFLSINACTDLDENLYSEIPKENFYRNQREVMQAVLRPFTHMQAWLAPTGQSGFYYHSAMSADQLAWPQKGRHGYDGGDHIRLHYHTWTPEESRLRSAWNLMWTGVGFLNSTLEDFEEVDFPSIGISEEEKASITAEVKVLRAFHYMRIMDMWGNVPIVTNVADPLNAPTASREEVFNFVKEELEANVDLLQPLSQETLGRVSKAAGYAMLAELYLNAEVWSGTPMWDECIAACDKIISGDVGGLNGTLSLDENILDPFSNTNDQSNENIFQFAFSRKGGFTFDWAGFFMGYSNMSAALNVGYSGWNAFVVIPSAFDAFEENDLRKEEWFLFGPQYKYGTTEPILGTEEWNGEPLVYVNSIRRESEGDLESDGGMTEGEENSGARFHKYRSGTLNDENYWENDYVIYRLTEIYFNKAEALMRKNGGTATPEAVELINASRQRSFDAADWPAEAYTTATLDLDELLAERGREFIFEGKRRTDLIRFGKFTTASWWDHEPSDETKALFPIPSTQIASNPNLEQNPGY
- a CDS encoding TonB-dependent receptor, with amino-acid sequence MKITVFQLAVMLSFTSLSLANDSKAQGVLQTRVSLETGHTSLRSVLKQLESQGNVKFVYSSRIVPVKKQVSVNIEGQELEQVLDELLQPYGIGYEVINKQIVLVKAPFQASAAAPEPGGGSSLVINRVQQTITGKVTDAQTGEPVPGVNVLIKGTTVGTSTDMEGNYSLSVPDPEGNPVLVFSFLGYASQEIPVGTSPVINVSLEQDVAALDEVVVVGYGTQSRREVTSAIATVKAEDFNQGGARSPLDLIQGKVAGLSITRNQGNNPNSSAAIQLRGITSIEGDRSPLIVIDGIPGGDLDLLQQDDIASFDVLKDGSAAAIYGTRANGGVILITTKKGRAGEPRFNYSTYVQREAVDKKPDYLNASEYRELIDQGLINESEDLGASTDLYDMLINKDNLSQYHNFAASGGSANTNYRASVYFNEAEGIAKQNGRKEFGGRLNINQTGLQDRLHLQVNLATNFNKANMLGGGDGDDDFDDGSFGSDFEQAIQRNPTAPIRNPDGSFVETTAYNNYNPLSRLENRIAERNEQTFSGDAKLTLDIIDGLTASAFGSYVRNNWNDRYYRSVNDWDQREGQQYQGMGYASKRNHLDWTQTFESTVNYQKTFAEEHSLDAIVGYSYQYATTELFNVNNNGFTTDAFEDWNLGEGSAISNTDLPRPGMGSEKYDNTLVAFFGRVNYSFRDKYFAQVILRREGSSRFGANNKWGNFPAASVGWTLSQEDFIKDISFINNLKLRVGYGETGNQGIPNYRSLITLSGGGVYPQNGVYYETYGPSRNPNPDLRWETKKEWNFGLDFGLFENRLSGALDVYSRTTEDLLYSYTTQLPSFIHADIFTNVGSISNKGVELLLSVVAVDKPDFDWSMDFTANSQFNRLTSLSNDLYKATWLEFAGLPSPGNLGNAIRVYEGGTIGNFYGKRFAGFTEDGQWQFYKADGSIAGADEMNEDDLTVIGNGVPKYMASWSNSFRYRNFDLTVFFRGKFGFDILNTKEMYFGNKKWLPNNLLQSAVTTHAELNDDPQYSDYYIEKGDFVKLDNVTLGYNFSLDNPWVRSLRVYVTGRNLATITGYSGIDPELQDIGFETGVDNRSFYPRTKSFTIGLNVGF